Genomic segment of Hydractinia symbiolongicarpus strain clone_291-10 chromosome 5, HSymV2.1, whole genome shotgun sequence:
TGCTTTCACTGTTTTAAACTACTTCCATGTAATCcagtgatttttttatattaattttgcaGTTGACACATGTGCTAGAAAAAATTCTTTCATTAATTTATCGAGATAAGCAAAgtattttattctttaaaatgtttattctttaaaaacaggCTAATCACTTTTGCCTTTTATTAGTTTAAAACAGTATATTAGAATGCAAGAAGTCTCAATAAGAGAATTAAAAACTATTTTGCACTGCAGCAACCTGAATAAAGTAACCATAATATTTCCCCCACTCCCACTCCGCCCTATTTTACGCCCACCCTTTTATCCTCTTTTTTTGATTCCAAACTCCAGAACGTCTTATccaactttaaaataatttgttgtcGTTTAAAAAATTCTCAATTCACTgaggatatttttttgatttaattttgattttttaggaTCACCTGTTGGTAATATTATAGCTATTCCACTTACTGGTTTATTAGCAAAATATGGCTTTGATGGAGGCTGGCCCTCTGTCTTCTATTTTTTTGGTATGTACACCTTTACTTTgtaatttctttgattttttgtcgTTTCAagttataattcatttttacttGTATTGGTTAAGCGTAATGAATTTGCTTACACTGAGAGGAGCGTTGATATATGCTTTGATTGTCGCCtcaattttatatttgttgttgttttaaatacagGAAGAATCAGTTAGATGTGCTCCTAGGtcgttttttgaataaaaagtcGTAAAAACCTGAGGGATTACTTTCTGTTTCTGACTTAGTCACAAAAGTATAAAGACACTAACAACTTGTATAAGTACACGGTTTAAATACGAATTATTTGTATAGAAATAAGGTAATAGTTGTGCTCCTAGGtcgttttttgaataaaaagtcGCAAAAACCTGAGGGATTACTTTCTGTTTCTGACTTAGTCACAAAAGTATAAAGACACTAACAACTTGTATAAGTACACGGTTTAAATACGAATTATTTGTATAGAAATAAGGTAATAGTGCTAATTGATTGCATTACCATTCtaattaaaaacatgaaaaagcgACTTCGAGTTAAAACTGACTGATAATTAGAACCGTCACTCAGCATATATTTACGGCTCTATGacggaaaaatataatattaggCTGTCtttacattcttttttttaggttttcttGGTATTTTGTGGTACATATTATGGGCGTTTATAATTTATGATACGCCATCCACTCATCCTGGTATAACTTCAAGAGAACGAAATTACATAGAAAAATCTATAGCTGAGAAACCTTTTGATCCATTGGTAAGCAGGGTAAAGTTTATTACAAACACGACCCTGCGATGTTGGGAGTGGTTATATTGAAGATAACGCAGAAAACTTGCCTTTGCCTAAACCTGACCTTAACCCTGTCCCCAGGGTCACTTTTAACAACTATAAGACCTTTTAAGGATGCGTTTTATGTTACATCTCGCGTCTGTAGacatttgaattatttaaaCAGATTAGACTCCATCATATATACCACTTCTCTTACCTTTGCTATCAACGTATGGTGGTTTTATTTACTTCTTATGAAAATCTGAACGGTTCCACTGTTGAAAACTGCCAGGTTCCATGTTAGCATGAGTGGAAAACGAATTTAGAGTAAAAAAGTAGCCTTCACATGGAGCCAAAATGACATTTCAAACCGCAATAAGATTTATCATGTTTACATAAAGTTTCTATATCAGAATCGTGCGAACTGCATATGCGCTGTAACTTGGTGCACTGAAATGGAATTTAATGTAAAGGCTAactaaagaatattttttttatttatttagactgAATCACCACCATGGAAAGCGATCTTCACATCTGTTCCTATGTGGGCAATCATTGTTGGTCATTTTGGTGCATGCTGGGGATATTACACTTTGTTTACACAGATGCCAACCTACTTAAAAGATGTTCAACATTTAGATATTAAAACTGTGAGAATTTTTAAGCATATCTCACAAAACATCAGAAGCAAATAAGCAAATTTTATCTCCAGGGCTTGGTGCAAAAAACACACAATGATATTGTAATATTTCGTAATTTTTAGATGGGACTTGTTGCAGCTACACCTTACCTGTTTAAAGCTTTTCTTGGTCCTCTTGGAGGGATATCTGCAGACATGATACTTCGTTATGGTTATCTTACTGTCACTGGAGTGCGTAAGCTGTTTTATGGCGTTGGTAAGAACAATCCACTTTTTTGTTACGActgattataaaaaaataggcAATATCTTTTTATCTGCAAAATGATTTATGCTTTGATATAGTCTAGGTTTAAAATCAATTACAAGTAAAACAATcaataaaaactatttttattagCGCAGAATCTTACATAACCACTTCCTTCCCTCAACAATTTGAAGGCGGAAATAATAAATCACTTCCGCTTTCAAATAGTTCATCATTATATTAAGGTTTAAAAACTTCGTACTCTAGAGTGGAATAATCATATCCCCCGCATTGGTAATTATCGTATTTTTTtccatatatacaaaaataatatataatatctaTGCTTTGCATTTTCTAACCGCCCCATATATTCCACTTCGTTCGACTTAAAGACTTCCTGGGTAAAGTtttatgaattaaaattaaagcaTTAAGCGAAGATGTGACGCATCATGCAAGTGAAGCTCCCCATCCTTCATTCCAACAGGACTGTGAATTACACaactaaaaattcaaaaacatttgACAACAACATAATTTAcggcttgttttttttttgtaggttGTATACTAGCAGGTTTCTTTATTCTTATGGTTGGTTATTATATAAAGAAAGCTGAAGCAATTGCTTTCTTGATATTAGGCGTCGGTTTCAGTGGGTTGAACGCCACTGGATACGCCGTGAATCATTTAGATTTAGCACCAAGATACGCAGGCGTGTTGATGGGTATCACAAACACATTTGCAACCATACCTGGTTTTCTCAGTCCAATGGTTACAGGATATATTGTTAAAAACAAGGTGAAGGTTTcttactgttttttaaaataaatatgtcgGCCTGTGGAATGAACCTCGTTTCTCTAGATTTTCTTTTAGAGTTTCCTAAATACTTAGATAAGAGTTTATGTGAACACTGAATTTGATTTTCTTTAAATGTGTTCTGTTCCAAAAAACAGTTACATCTGCAATCCCGActataacaaaaaaaacgaGTTTTTAACCAACCATAATCAGTTTAGTAAAATAAACTCCGATATTTTCCTTACTTTTTTACGTACACACAAATAAAACCAGGTTTGTAAATAAACCTTTTTTGAAGTCTAACTTGAAATTTAAGACTGTTTTGTTCTGTAAATCATATTATACAATATCCTGTATTGAATGTTTGTATAGAGTGACTTTCTTTTTGTAAATTTCAGAAAGCGTCGGAATGGAAAATAGTGTTTTGGATAACATTTATCATTTATGTGATTGCAGTTGGTCTTTATTCTATAATGTGTTCTGGAGAAAGACAGTGGTGGGCTGATGGTTATCCAGAGAATGACAACGCagatgaaaatgaaaatataacaGATGAGGCGATAAACGAAGATACTGAACCAAGTGACAAtagataataataatttgttatAATAACTTATGTATATAGTATATTTTTGATACAACACACCATCATTTTTTagatttctttgtttctttttttactattgTTACTGCGCTTTTAGATATTTTATATCTTAGGGATGAGGGTTTAAACCAGCTAAAATAACGATTGAATGGGTTATGCCATGTTAAGTCTTATTCTAAAAACTTACTTATTGAATTTGCTTTGATAAATTCATCTTTGGTCACATAAACTTGTGTAATTGTGTGGTCAGTCTTCAACACAAGTAATCGTTCACATTATTGGTAATTTTAATGCTGAACTGAACCAGATCTtccaaaaatcatttttttattcagacAGACATGTTgtttgtcacatttttttttcattaaatacTTTAACCTGCTACCATATTCTCGGAGTAATTTGCACCTAATTACATAGGCTAAATGGGGGGGATTCTAGCGAACTGTTCTTTAGCTATAGATCaattttaagaacaatgttaatttgtaactttttatttaaCAATGCAAAGTTTGTGGAATTATATGCCCGTAAAACCATGTGAATTGGATGGGACAAAGTGTTTATGAGTTTCGGGCATATGCTTCATTAAACAAGGCTTAGACTTCTTGTTTAACTCTTCTAATAAATAAGGAGTCAATGACTATAGTAGAAGTCTTCGCGAACGCGCGGTCACAACTTTTGATGGTTCTCACACGTTGTATGCATCAAGTATTCGCCAAAGTTAACAAGTATGCGCTGATATAGACAATGAGCAGCTAATCGAGGCGGTTAGCAGTGGATTTAGGGCGGGATTCATTGATGTTCATGGAACTGCGCCAAAAAGTGGGGTAGCAACGTGTTTTGAATGAAAGATTGGCCGATGTTCACAAGTGTGCTTTGATCGATACGATGAGCAGCGAGTGTGGGACTGAATGAATGATGGATGTATACAAGTAGTCACTGTTACGTGGTGTAGGAGCGTTGAACATAGATGTATGTGCCATGTTTACAACTGTGCATGGATACTCAATATAGGTGTTGGGTGAGGGACTGATAGAGGGGTATTCACCGATGCTCCCACAAGTGCATGTAGGTGCGCCAAAAACGGTCTTAGTGTATCTCTGCTCTTTTATATCCCATTTTTTCTCGTGCAACCTAAATTTATTCCGCCTTACCGTTTTCATATAGAAAAACCCTGAAGATTACCAGACAGagagaaaaacaataaaaaagcgTAATGGTCATTTCGGATTTATTACCAGCTTCTAATAATTTatgttttggcaaaaaaaaaagagaaagaaaataaataaaatttttgacataaaaatatacgtgaaaaaaaatatttaacgaaACACATTTCAAAAATGCaccaagtttaataacttttataataaaatcacTGTCACAATTGTGTACACATTCGAGGTTGAAATACAAAACAATATTCAGGTTTCAGAATTATCTGATATTGTTAGAGGGGCTAGCTAAATTTGTAACCATAGACTACAAGATAATTTCATGtaacaaatataaataataaatatataaaacacaATATGATCACTAATCAAATAACTTTTAGTGATCGCTATTTCATTGATCATCTATATAGAATAAACcagaataaaaaattttaataatcgCATTCGTTTATATAGCAAATGTACTTTCaagatttaaattaaaaatataattggttGAGAACTtccaaattataaaaataataaccagACCAGACGAGAGAAGAATACCGTTAAATTGAACGCAAATTTAACAATTCAcagaatttaattttgcaagAAAATTTCTAGTTAAGTTTTTCAGAACTAGTTCTCAAATTCTGTAATTTACtgtaaaattattagaaaatgGACACAAAGATAAAGCCTGGcgtgtttttaatgaaattttatGAGATCTAGCAGGTTTGTGAAATTCAATCCCCTTTAAGGAATCAAGAATTTTTGTAACAAACACAACCTAGACTAGATTTCTCACAAAAATTCCTATTCATGTTATAACACATCCTTATATGGAAAACAGTACAGGatattatattactttttcaatgtttttatttttattattaactcCTGGGTATTATAAGAGcagatgttttttaaattttgtaaacatcTCAAACTCacattgtaaacaaaaattcttaaaataagccattttactttaaatatttGTACAATTACTCATTCACATGCTTAAGGTATTATACAAATATTGAGAAATGTTACTCCGAATGAATTCTTCGTTTATCATGCTCAACAAATTTCGTCCCCTCATAGTTGCTGTGGTGTCTCGTTTTGTTCCGTCTTACAGAGTTTCTTAAAGAATGTCTGAAAGAGCTGAATTTTTTGTTCCATGATTTATTTCGTTGTGGTATTTTTGTAGTATAACATCTTTGTGCTTGCTTACGGCTATCAAATACTTCTAACCCATCAACAACATTAAGATACAGAtccttatatttatttaaatccaTTTCAAATCGAAATATGCCACCATTGCTGTAtttactttttaatttaaattgtcTTTCAGCAAAGTCTCCTTGTTGTGGGAAAAACCCCATTTTTACTTTGTGTTTTTCAATTTCCAAATAAACCAAATCTCTCCAGGCAAATGTTTCCATCCTTTTAGGAAGAGTAAACTTTTCAATATATGACTCATATACGAAATGAACTCCAGTTTTACTCCGGGTAAAAACGGTCCAAGAAATGCTTATCAAAAGCGTCCGCGTTTTTCGGCCCGTAGGTTTTTAAAAACGGTCGAGGACCGTAAGTATTATATCTTTGGTACATGGTACCATACTTTTATCTGGTATGTGTTTTAAACGTGTCTGATGGTTTTACGAGCGCTAGAATTTGAAAGtcgaataaattttctttcgatCGAATATAAACATGCTTATGTTGAACATCGTGGAATGTCTTTTTAGCTGTCTTGAAATAGTGCCTCTTTCAATTTTACCCTTCCAGTAACAAACTTTGTTGGGTATAGAATAGTATTAAATggtattatttttctatttgaagGCATTAAAACGCAAGTTGTAAGACGAATCTTCAATTctgttgttttacattttttaattttgaagtttttttggtaaataaaaGCAACGGAAGTATGGGAAAATTGTAGTAAGCTACGTATGGCAGTCTCAGGAATTAAGAAATGGCggccatttttaaattgtttcttttttattatattctgtAAACTAAGGTGTGTTAATGGTCTATCTGGCTATGTCCTATGAGTATAAGTATATTTTAGGTCTCATATAGCCGACTTCTCAATTTTTCACAATATATACAAGAAACCCatccatataaaaaaaattaaaacttgtctttaaagctagctagctagctaaatattttGTGGATGTGTTGTCCCAttgtatagctatagctagctatgctttattctgactaaattttctcatgtattaattttttcgcaAGTTTTCATTCATCCACAAGTAACAAGGAAAAATTTAGGGTTTTTAGGCAAAATAGATGCGTTAAACCGTAGCTAGCTAGAGTTCTGTGTATAGATgagcgaatgtttacaaagttctgtATATGTACGCGCATTCTTACAGGCAAtaaaagaaggaccacataagaaaaactatttccactaatttatatatttaaggaaTAAACGATCTAAAAGGAGCTGGAATTGGAAtaccgttttttttaattaagaaaagaaaaatgttttttccctaTAAATAACgaacttgtgtttatatatatatacgtttattcttattttttttaaaacattccaagacataaaaattcatttctttgtgtcattcgccaaaataaattccgttaaaataaacatttttttgtattcgccaaattaaatcctcgccaaattttataaaatttatcattcgcaaaattaaatccccGCCAAGTATTCCATTTTGGTCATTCACCATTAAATACtctccaaaatttatccacttaagatagtaaataaaaatatcctctctttttcatcttctttttctaaaatgacagataataacttttcttttctatatatatatataatatatatatttataattacctATGTTTTTAGATCATGTATAATGATGTCAGATTTAATTGATTCATATGCAGAGTTGGACGAAAAAAATATCctcgtcatcaatttaataaagTTTCACTTCGATACAATTTTAACATCTCTTAATCGAAAAATTCAAGCAAAACAAACTTTGTATAATCCCTTCAAAGTTGTCATTAATGAACGTGTCCATTCCGAAATATTTTTAGCTGTTTATAAAGCCATTCGCGACTTCCGCACAGCTTACGGTAGAGAATTGATTGTTAAGAAAGACAAAAGTGGTATCATTAAAGAAAttagtattatttttcaccatcttGGGTCATTGAAATTCCATTTATCAAACTTGTCTAGCCTTGATatcaataaaatattcaaaaagaagtttaaaagcaaTGCCGTCGGTGATATAATATGTgacgatgaaaaaaaatgtattttacattACAAAGTGTCAACAAAGACATTAAATATAACTGCATCGTACAAAGTTGTCAATCAATATGGTATGGTATGTAGTTATTGACAGAATTGGATTTTTATCCtagttaaatgtttttattttgttgtatttctATGCCATGCCTCCTAAAGGAAAGTCAAAGGCACAAAACATTAAGTTTTCCCAGTTAGGAAAATATAcatcaaacagaaaaaaaatcaacgatatggatttgaaaatttcaaatcaGAGTAACCTAATtgaggaaaaacaaaaacaattagcaGCATTGAGCAGTGAGATAACTTTGATTGAAAGGGATGTTGATAAGTTAAGAAATAGATTAGCTAGAAAAAGAAAACGTGTTAGACACCTAAACTATGAGTGTAGTAAGAATAGAGTGGACTCTGAAGTCAAATTTAGCATCAGCAAGGTAACAGCTGAGAGGCGTAGTAAATTCCCATCATCTAGTGATTTAAATAGATCAGCAAAAGATACACGTCGTCTGGAAACATTTGAAGCTTGTTCTGCCATTCACGGAGGGTCTAAGGAATCTGTTCAGCCGGTTATGTTTGGTATGATT
This window contains:
- the LOC130645794 gene encoding vesicular glutamate transporter 1-like, giving the protein MSKKTEENNKNNSEGTQQSFPSNNNENEARNSAQEDDECSKKNISTESPDLNQDKVKGDRNKEASMVRRSPSPNKKKETHAVPKDGSNMQSVGTDTECDSRPTKDGDGSNSYDGDVTVSDVEVGTEKERLPAEEITILPKRYVLLLMLFLGFAIIYSLRVNINVAIVAMVNNRTRLTRSGKITVRVAEFHWDSHDQALVLGSFYYGYWILQVPGAWIAMKLGGTRIFGYGTLLASLLALITPVATRYHVYGLVGIRIVQGLFLGVTFPCVIAIWAKWSPPTERSTMVTMAIAGSPVGNIIAIPLTGLLAKYGFDGGWPSVFYFFGFLGILWYILWAFIIYDTPSTHPGITSRERNYIEKSIAEKPFDPLTESPPWKAIFTSVPMWAIIVGHFGACWGYYTLFTQMPTYLKDVQHLDIKTMGLVAATPYLFKAFLGPLGGISADMILRYGYLTVTGVRKLFYGVGCILAGFFILMVGYYIKKAEAIAFLILGVGFSGLNATGYAVNHLDLAPRYAGVLMGITNTFATIPGFLSPMVTGYIVKNKKASEWKIVFWITFIIYVIAVGLYSIMCSGERQWWADGYPENDNADENENITDEAINEDTEPSDNR